From Brassica oleracea var. oleracea cultivar TO1000 chromosome C3, BOL, whole genome shotgun sequence, a single genomic window includes:
- the LOC106331749 gene encoding uncharacterized protein LOC106331749, translated as MSQNHHAHTVQTTGASRKRKDTTESGLLDFDPRATSATSNWVLAGYMAHEFLTCGTMLGRKLYPAWAEVGPLDTPSQQQHREVKKKTHQSYSDVSSVFKTDGIHIPGVVNPTQLAKWIQM; from the coding sequence ATGAGTCAAAACCACCACGCGCATACAGTTCAAACGACGGGCGCGTCGAGGAAACGCAAGGACACGACGGAGAGTGGTTTATTAGATTTTGATCCAAGAGCCACTTCGGCTACATCGAACTGGGTCTTGGCCGGCTACATGGCTCACGAGTTCCTCACGTGCGGGACGATGTTGGGCCGGAAGCTATATCCTGCATGGGCTGAAGTTGGGCCGTTGGACACGCCGTCGCAGCAACAACACAGGGAAGTGAAGAAGAAGACTCACCAGAGCTACTCTGACGTCTCGAGTGTGTTCAAAACAGATGGGATCCATATTCCTGGTGTGGTCAACCCGACCCAGCTTGCTAAATGGATCCAGATGTGA